The Sphingopyxis sp. BE259 nucleotide sequence TGCGCCCATTTTACAGCCCCAGCGCCGCCGCGATCTGATTCCAGCGCACCAGCTTGAAATTCTGCGCCTTGGGGGCGTTGTCGCCGTCCTGCGCCAGAAAGATGCCGTCAGGGTATGCCGGGCCGAAATTGCCCGCGATCGCATCGATCCCGTCGGTTTCGCTCGTCGCGCCGAACGTTCCGGCGGTCACCGCAAACCGCCCGACATACTCGACCGACGGCAGGCGGAACACCGCATAGGCATTGTCGCCCTGGCTCGACGCGATGAGGTAGCGTTGGCCCTTGTGATCGATCGTTGCCAGCCCTTCGAGGTCGGCGACCAGCCGCTGGTTGTCGATCGGCGCGACCAGCCGTGCCGTGGCGCCGTTGCCGTTCTGCCTCAGTTCCCACAAGCCGCCGACTTCTTCGCCAACATAGAGGGTGTCGCCATCGAAGACGCAGCCTTCGGACTGGGTCGCGATCTTATGCTCCCATTGCACCGCAAAGCTGGGGGTGGCGCCGACCGTCAGCGTGCCGACGCGGACGGTGCCGTCCTTGACGATCAGCGCCGCGGTGATCGGCGCCCCCGTCATCGGCATACTGGGTGCGGTCTTTTTCAGGCACAAGCCATAGGCCTCACCGCTGCCCGCCGCGGCGCGGCCCAGCGCGGTGAGCGCGGGCTTGGTCCCGTCGAGGCGATAGACCGCCAGATGGGCATTGAGGCCGTCATTGCGGTCGCTGGCGACGATGATGTCGCCGACAATATCGACATTATTGACCAGGCCGCTCTTCAGAAACGCCAGATCCTTGCCGGTCAGATCATAGACGTGCAGCCCGGCCTTCTTGTCGGTCGCAATGATCAGCGCCCGGGCCGGGTTGGCGGGGTCGATCCAGATCGCCGGATCGTCGGCGGCATCAGCGCGGCCGGTACCGACCGGCGCGGTCTCGCCGCTCGCGGTCACGGCGACCGGCGGTAGGCCGGTGATAACGGGCGCGGCCTGACCCGCGCAGCCCGCCACCAGCGAGGCAAAAGCGAGCGAAGTCAGCAGCTTCGATATGCGGACGGCGGTCATGACGATTTCCCCTGTTTCCATTGGCGCCAACGGTGATTGGCGCGCCCCGTCCCAGCAAAGTGCGCGCGCGTCAATCCCACAATATTTCCGTCACTTAACTGTCATGCAACCGTCATGATGCTCGTCGCAAACTGTCACATCGCGACCCTAGAGGCCCGGCAACCACAAAGGGGGGTCTGACCAACATGATTCGTTTCTTCAGCCTGAATTCCGCCGCGGCGCTTGCGCTGGCAACGGCGATGACGTCCGCTCCCGCCACCGCGCAGGACGCGCCGGACATGGCGCCGATCCAGAATGCCGACGGCACGATCACCACGTCGCAGGACATCGTCGTGCTGGGCAGCATCGGGTACCGCAACCGCAGCGAGGATCAGGCTGAACCCGTGCTGTCCTACGACAGCGAATTTTTCCAGCGCTTCGAACCGCTGACCGCGGGCGACGCGCTGAAGCGCGTGCCGTCGGTGACCTTTCTGTCCGACGTCATCGAAAGCGACGGGGCGCGTCTGCGCGGCCTGCCGCCCGGCTACACACAGATCCTGATCAACGGCGAAAAGGTGCCGGGGTCGAATGCCGATCGCAGCTTCTTTCTCGACCGCATCCCCGCCGAACTGATCGACCGGGTCGAAATCGTTCGCTCGTCATCGGCGCGGCGCACCGGCGACGCGGTCGCCGGCACGCTCAACATCAAGCTGCGCGACGGCTATGAACTCGACGGCGGTTATCTGCGCGCCGGCGGGCTCTATTATGACGACAAGGAACTGGAACCCAGCGTCGGCGGCGTGTTCGGCGGCGCGCTCGGGCCTGGGCGCTTCCTGATCGGCGGCAATTTTCAGGGGCGGCATAACCCGAAGAAGAAATTCTCGCTGCGGTACAATGAGTCGCCGGAAAATGATCCGAACTACGCGACGGATCCGGATGTTTTCGAAAATCGCGAAGACCAGACCGACACGCGCGACGGCAAGGATTATTCGTTTAACGCGACCTATGACATCAAGGGTGACACCACCGATTTCTCGGTGAATGGCTTTTATGTCCACACCGACCGCACCGAAACCGAGCGCAGCCTGGAATATAACCACCCGACCAACATCAACGAGCCGATCCGCGCGACGCCGTCGGGCAATCTGACCGTCGATAACGCCAACGTCGCGACGATCAATCAGGACAATTATAGCGTCAATGGCAAGCTCGCGCACCGCTGGTCGGGCGGCGAGACGAGCCTGAAGGTCGGCTACGCCTATTTCGACGAAGACCGCTTCGAAACTGAATATGAGGTCGAATTCGACCGCGCGTTGCCGCGCTTTACCGGCGACCAGACGCTGACCGGGATCACCGACAAGGAATTTTCGGTGCGGCTCGAACATGAAATCGCGCTTGGCGAAGACACCAAGCTGCTGTTCGGTGGGCTGTGGCAGGACAAGGACCGCGACACGTCGATCACCGCCGCAACACGCGACCGCTATAATCTGACCGCCGCCAATCGGCAGGGCTACGACCAGTTCACCCGCAACCCGACCGAGTTCGTGCGGACTTTCGGCGCGTTCACGCCGGGCCCGGGCGGGCTCAACACGATCGAGGAAAAGCGGCTCGACGGCTTTGTGCTGGTCGAGGGCGACATGCCCGGCGTCAAATGGGAGGCCGGGGTGCGCTATGAAACCACCGATCTCACCATCGACGATTTCACCGTCCCCGCGGCGGTGCAGCGCACGACCAACGATTACGCCAAGCTGCTGCCATCGGCGTCGGTCAAGATCGATGTCGGCCCCCGCGGCCGCGTCATCGCCTCGGCCGCCCGCACCAGTCGCCGCCCCGAATTCAATTTCCTTTCGCCCGCCGAACTCGAGGCCGAACTGGGCGACAACGACCTGATCGGCAATCCGCTGCTCGACCCCGAAACCGCATGGGGTTTTGACCTTGGCTACGAACAGCGCCTTGGCCGCGCGGGCATCGCTGGGGTCAATATCTTCTATCGCAAGGTGAACGACCTGATCGAGCTGACCAACATCGGCGGTCCCGGCTCCGAGGGTGCGGGAACCTTCAACTACCAGCCGCAGAATGTCGGTGACGGTAAGGTGTGGGGTGTCGAATTCGATCTGTCGACCGACCTCGGCTTCGTCGGCCTGCCGGATACCGGAATATTCGGCAACATCTCGTGGCTCGACAGCAAGATCAACGACGAATTCGGCCAGCGCCGTTTCAACGGCCAGAGCAAATATGTCTATAACTTCGGGGTCATTCAGGACATTCCGTCGGTCGGTGCGGCATTCGGCGCCACCTATCGCAAACAGGGGCGGGCGTTTGACCGCACCGTCGGCGAGGAAGTGTTCACCACCTATGGTGCCGATCTCGAAATTTTCGTCGAAAAGCGCTTCGGCAAGAGCTTCACGATCCGTGCGGTCGGCGCGAACCTGCTCAACGGCGCGAAGCGTGAGGCGTTCAACAAGTTCACGACGATCGGCGATCAGAACGACCGCGGCCCTGGCACCTTCGACGAATATGAACTCGAAAGCGAAAAGGCCGGTCCGGTATTCCAGCTGATCGCGCGCTACGCTTTCTGACGGATCGGCGGCCAGCGCTCAGTCCCTGGGGCGCCGGTTGTCTCCTCTGCTCGTCATTGCGAGCGAAGCGAAGCAATCCAGGGTGGCCTAAAGCCGCTCTGGATTGCTTCGTCGCTTCGCTCCTTGCAATGACAACGCAAAAGCTACCCGATATGCTTGAAAATCCACCCGATGCTGGCGCCGCCTGCGGGCGTGGTGCCGGTGACGACCAGTTGTTCGGTCGGGTGCGGGCGGCCCTCGCCGTCGACCCACAGGCTTTGCTCGATGTCGAGCGCGCCTTCCGAGGTGCGGAATTGCCACAGTGTCCCGCCATTGATGCGCAGTAGCGCGCCCAGCTTATCGGCGGTCAGGCTGGCCGAGATATTGCGGCCGAGGTGAAAGCGCAGCGCGAACCCCTTGTCGCCCTTGCGCCGGGTGCGCGGGGCGGGGAGCAGCATGTCCTCGCCGCGCAGCTCGCGGCCGTTCGGGGACAGGATCAGCAGGCGGCGGTGGATCAGCCCGTGGCGCCGCGCATAGCCGTCGTGGCTCATCTCGACGCGGCTGCCCTGCGGCGTTTCGCGCCGGTCGAGCTCGACCTCGGTCACCCCTTTGCCGAGCGTTCCATTGGGCAGTATCGCGGTCGAATTGGTGTCGGCCAGGATCAATGTGGAATGGGCGGCGGTGGTGCGAAGGCCGCGCGCGAGGTCGGCGGGGATCGTCGCGCCGGTCAGCGCGGCGCCGCCGCAATTGACGACGATGCGTTCGTCCCCGTCGGACAGTTCGAACGCCAGCGTCGACGCGCAGCCAGCCTCGGTCACCCGCGCGATCGGCGGCGGCGCGGCGTCGGTCAGCAGGACGACCTTGTTGGCGACCAGCCGCTGATAGCCCCAGTCGCGTGCCTGTTTCAGCGGCCGGGTGCGCACGCCGCTCGCGGCGACGATCGCCTGAACAGTGGCCGCCGATGTCGCGCCGCTGCCCTGCCAGCTGCCCATACCGCCGTCGCTGTGCAGCAGCCCAAGCAGCGCCGGGACGGCACGCGCCAGCACCTCCTGGACGAACGGCGGCACCTCCATCCGGCGCATGTCATAAACTTTGGCGAGCATCGACAGCGCCATCACCGCGTCGAGTTGCGCCTGCGGTGAGCGCGAGATATTACCGCCATCAGCGTAGAAGCTGGTTTCGAGCACTTTGCGGAGGCCCGCCTCACCGAACACCTGCCGCGGCTCGCCGCCCGGCATCAGCAGCGACGCGGCGACGATGCCGACCCATGCCACCATCTGGCCGGTGCCGGGGCGCGTCTTGTCGGCGACGCGGTCAAGGTGGCGCGCGGCGCGGGCCAGATGATTGAGCACCGCCGAACGATAGACGAGGTCACTCGACGACAGGATCAGCGGCGCATGGCTCGCCCAGAACAGAATGCGCCACGCGGTGTTGTCGGCCTTCCACGCCGGTTCGCTCACCGTCTCGCCATGCGTGCCCAGCCAGTGGCGAACGACCGCCTCGGCGATCGGCACTCCGTCGGCGCGGGTGCCGGTGGCGGCGAGATCGCGCAGCCAGGCAAAGCTGTGGAGGTAGTCGGCAAAGGTCGGCGCAACGGTCAGCGCCGCAAAGTCGAGCTCGCCGAGCGGCAGCTTCAAACCGCGATGGAGGAAATGGCCGGCGCGAATGGCAGTCCCGGCCCGGTTGTCGCCGGGTACCGGATCGGCCGGAACGCCTAGCAATTTGAGCGGAAAGCGGCCCTTCAGGCGGAAGGCGTGGAGCGGGGTGCGCCAGGTCAGCCGGGTGATCGCATTGGCAACGCGGTCACCGAGCGACAGTCCCTTGTCGGCGGGCAGGCGGATCAGCCGCTTGCCGGGTTCGATCGAATCGTCGATCGGCGGCGCGTCGTCAGCCAAATCGGGCGGCGGGTCGGCAGGGGCAGAATTGAGCGGTCTCCCCTCCATCGGTCAGGCGCCGCGCAGTTGCCGGATATTGCCCGCATAGGCGTCAGGGCCGCCCTTGAAGGTCGCGGTCCCCGCCACCAGCACATCGGCGCCTGCCGCGATCGCCAGCGGCGCGGTGTTCACATCGATGCCGCCATCGACCTCCAGCCTTATATCGCGGCCGCTTTTGTCGATCATCTTGCGCACTGCCTCGATCTTGCGCAGCTGGCTGGTGATAAAGCTCTGGCCACCGAAACCGGGGTTGACGCTCATGATCAGCACCAGGTCGATGTCGTCGATCAGATAGTCGAGCATCTTCGCCGGGGTCGCCGGGTTCAGCGACACCCCCGCCTGCTTGCCCAGCGACTTGATGTGCTGAATGCTGCGGTGGATATGCGGCCCCGCTTCGGGATGGACGGTGATGATGTCGGCGCCCGCCGCGGCAAAAGCGTCGAGGAAATGATCGACCGGGCTGATCATCAAATGGACGTCAAAGGGCAGCGTCGAATGCGGGCGCAGCGCCTTCACCACCGCCGGACCGATCGTCAGATTGGGGACGAAATGGCCGTCCATCACGTCGATATGGACCCAGTCGGCGCCCGCCGCCTCGATCGCGCGCACTTCCTGGCCCAGAGCGGCGAAATCGGCGCTGAGGATCGATGGAGCGATACGAACGGCGGTGGGGGTACTAGTCATGATGATCGGCCTTAACCATCAACCCCTTGGGGGGCAAGCGGGGTCACGGCGCTAGCGGTGGAAAAGGTCAGCGATCCTCCCTATGGCGAAGCCATGGGGAAGGGGACCGTCCGCGAAGCGGATGGTCAAGGGGCCGCGACGGTCGTGTAAAAGCCCCTCCGTCAGCCCTGCGGGCTGCCACCGCCCCGTGGCTGCGCCACAGGGAGGATTGCTCCATTCACCGCCAGCGCCAGCCGCCCTCGGTCTTGGCGCGATAGATCGGCATCGGCGCCAGCCCCGCCAGGATCACCGCGATCGTCATTGCCACCGGTTGACCCCGCAACGCCGCCGCCAGCCCCGTGATCATCGCCACGTGCAGCGCCATAAAAAGCCCGCCCTCCCAAACGATCGGCAGCCCGGTACCAAACCCATGGCTCTTCGCGCGAAACCACGGTCCTTTGCGCATGAACATATGCATCATGATCCACTCTCCTCTTTCGGCGGCCGCCCGCGCCGTGTGGGCGCCGTCGCCTTGGGCTTCACCCCGCGCCGCGCCAGCGCCTCGCGCAGCAAGATTTCGATCTCGGCATTGGTGCTGCGCAACTCGTTCGCCG carries:
- a CDS encoding phytase, which gives rise to MTAVRISKLLTSLAFASLVAGCAGQAAPVITGLPPVAVTASGETAPVGTGRADAADDPAIWIDPANPARALIIATDKKAGLHVYDLTGKDLAFLKSGLVNNVDIVGDIIVASDRNDGLNAHLAVYRLDGTKPALTALGRAAAGSGEAYGLCLKKTAPSMPMTGAPITAALIVKDGTVRVGTLTVGATPSFAVQWEHKIATQSEGCVFDGDTLYVGEEVGGLWELRQNGNGATARLVAPIDNQRLVADLEGLATIDHKGQRYLIASSQGDNAYAVFRLPSVEYVGRFAVTAGTFGATSETDGIDAIAGNFGPAYPDGIFLAQDGDNAPKAQNFKLVRWNQIAAALGL
- a CDS encoding TonB-dependent receptor domain-containing protein, with protein sequence MIRFFSLNSAAALALATAMTSAPATAQDAPDMAPIQNADGTITTSQDIVVLGSIGYRNRSEDQAEPVLSYDSEFFQRFEPLTAGDALKRVPSVTFLSDVIESDGARLRGLPPGYTQILINGEKVPGSNADRSFFLDRIPAELIDRVEIVRSSSARRTGDAVAGTLNIKLRDGYELDGGYLRAGGLYYDDKELEPSVGGVFGGALGPGRFLIGGNFQGRHNPKKKFSLRYNESPENDPNYATDPDVFENREDQTDTRDGKDYSFNATYDIKGDTTDFSVNGFYVHTDRTETERSLEYNHPTNINEPIRATPSGNLTVDNANVATINQDNYSVNGKLAHRWSGGETSLKVGYAYFDEDRFETEYEVEFDRALPRFTGDQTLTGITDKEFSVRLEHEIALGEDTKLLFGGLWQDKDRDTSITAATRDRYNLTAANRQGYDQFTRNPTEFVRTFGAFTPGPGGLNTIEEKRLDGFVLVEGDMPGVKWEAGVRYETTDLTIDDFTVPAAVQRTTNDYAKLLPSASVKIDVGPRGRVIASAARTSRRPEFNFLSPAELEAELGDNDLIGNPLLDPETAWGFDLGYEQRLGRAGIAGVNIFYRKVNDLIELTNIGGPGSEGAGTFNYQPQNVGDGKVWGVEFDLSTDLGFVGLPDTGIFGNISWLDSKINDEFGQRRFNGQSKYVYNFGVIQDIPSVGAAFGATYRKQGRAFDRTVGEEVFTTYGADLEIFVEKRFGKSFTIRAVGANLLNGAKREAFNKFTTIGDQNDRGPGTFDEYELESEKAGPVFQLIARYAF
- a CDS encoding heparinase II/III family protein, with protein sequence MEGRPLNSAPADPPPDLADDAPPIDDSIEPGKRLIRLPADKGLSLGDRVANAITRLTWRTPLHAFRLKGRFPLKLLGVPADPVPGDNRAGTAIRAGHFLHRGLKLPLGELDFAALTVAPTFADYLHSFAWLRDLAATGTRADGVPIAEAVVRHWLGTHGETVSEPAWKADNTAWRILFWASHAPLILSSSDLVYRSAVLNHLARAARHLDRVADKTRPGTGQMVAWVGIVAASLLMPGGEPRQVFGEAGLRKVLETSFYADGGNISRSPQAQLDAVMALSMLAKVYDMRRMEVPPFVQEVLARAVPALLGLLHSDGGMGSWQGSGATSAATVQAIVAASGVRTRPLKQARDWGYQRLVANKVVLLTDAAPPPIARVTEAGCASTLAFELSDGDERIVVNCGGAALTGATIPADLARGLRTTAAHSTLILADTNSTAILPNGTLGKGVTEVELDRRETPQGSRVEMSHDGYARRHGLIHRRLLILSPNGRELRGEDMLLPAPRTRRKGDKGFALRFHLGRNISASLTADKLGALLRINGGTLWQFRTSEGALDIEQSLWVDGEGRPHPTEQLVVTGTTPAGGASIGWIFKHIG
- the rpe gene encoding ribulose-phosphate 3-epimerase, with amino-acid sequence MTSTPTAVRIAPSILSADFAALGQEVRAIEAAGADWVHIDVMDGHFVPNLTIGPAVVKALRPHSTLPFDVHLMISPVDHFLDAFAAAGADIITVHPEAGPHIHRSIQHIKSLGKQAGVSLNPATPAKMLDYLIDDIDLVLIMSVNPGFGGQSFITSQLRKIEAVRKMIDKSGRDIRLEVDGGIDVNTAPLAIAAGADVLVAGTATFKGGPDAYAGNIRQLRGA
- a CDS encoding toxin-antitoxin system HicB family antitoxin — encoded protein: MPASAKKAFALRLDPALYAAVERLAANELRSTNAEIEILLREALARRGVKPKATAPTRRGRPPKEESGS